A portion of the Scleropages formosus chromosome 13, fSclFor1.1, whole genome shotgun sequence genome contains these proteins:
- the LOC108925246 gene encoding protocadherin beta-16-like, producing MKSTEQLTLLYLIYFHIFVILIFPAVYCDVGYSIAEELKHGSVIGNIAKDLGLDVKTLSARKARVDNESSRGHYCDINLNTGDLIVSERIDRESLCGKKTSCILTCELVLENPLELHRVILDIQDVNDNAPQFKEDLIKLEIRESVDKGSRFLLDEAHDADIGQNGVQTYALQSNDNFVLAINKNTIGGKYAELVLEKELDREQQQEVKLLLTAADGGTPQRSGTVLIHVTVLDANDNIPVFSQSVYKVSLPENSPLGTVVVTVSATDADEGANGQVAYEFGRVSDEDAMLFSIDHNTGEIKVEGVIDFEDESRFEIPIKAKDGSGSASYSTVIIQITDVNDNAPKIFIKSLNNPIPENVLPDTEVGIINVQDKDSEGNGQVHCSVQQNVPFKLVPSIKNYYSIMTTSNLDRELVSDYNVIIMAIDGGSPPLSSSETVKVAVSDVNDNPPEFEEKSYSAYVNENNKPASSICSVKARDPDWRQNGTVFYSLLPSEISGVPISSFLSINGETGVIHSVRSFDYEQFRSFKAHVVARDNGSPPLSSNVTVSVYITDQNDNSPQILYPAPSGNSFMTEMVPKAAHAGSLVSKVIAVDADSGQNAWLSYQIVKSTDPGLFTIGLHSGEIRLQRDVAESDSMKQNLVISVKDNGNPPLSTTCAVYLLISDNLADVPELKDMSYEDSTSKLTSYLIIALVSVSTFFLTFIILVVAVRICHRRKPRMFDGAIAVPSTYFPPGYAEVDGAGTLRSSYNYDTYLTTGSRTSDFKFVQSYNDSTMSADQKQMITPEETAGNRPHDGMNDLNETCTSRVLEKIKMSSRYTRMQSSTRSPNM from the exons ATGAAGTCTACAGAACAGCTGACTCTcttgtatttaatatattttcatatttttgtcatACTGATTTTTCCTGCTGTCTATTGTGATGTCGGATACTCCATTGCGGAAGAGCTGAAACATGGATCTGTGATCGGAAATATAGCAAAGGATCTGGGGCTCGATGTTAAAACACTGTCAGCTCGGAAGGCCCGTGTGGACAATGAAAGCAGCCGCGGACATTATTGCGATATTAATCTGAATACCGGCGATTTGATCGTGTCGGAAAGGATCGACAGAGAATCGCTGTGTGGAAAGAAGACCTCGTGCATTTTAACATGTGAGCTTGTTCTGGAGAATCCACTGGAGCTGCATCGCGTCATTCTTGACATTCAAGATGTCAATGATAACGCGCCTCAATTTAAAGAAGACTTAATAAAATTAGAAATCAGAGAATCGGTGGATAAAGGTAGTCGCTTCCTTCTGGATGAGGCGCACGACGCGGATATAGGACAGAATGGAGTTCAAACCTACGCTTTGCAAAGTAATGATAATTTCGTTTTGgctattaataaaaatacaataggGGGGAAATATGCTGAACTGGTATTAGAAAAAGAGCTGGATCGCGAACAACAGCAGGAAGTAAAATTATTACTTACCGCTGCAGACGGTGGGACTCCACAGAGATCTGGTACTGTACTCATACATGTCACTGTGCTGGATGCCAATGATAATATTCCAGTGTTTAGCCAGAGTGTGTATAAAGTCAGTTTGCCAGAAAATTCTCCTCTTGGTACTGTAGTGGTCACAGTTAGCGCCACAGACGCAGACGAGGGAGCAAATGGCCAAGTGGCGTATGAATTCGGTCGAGTTTCTGACGAAGATGCCATGTTATTTTCTATAGATCATAATACTGGAGAAATTAAGGTAGAAGGAGTGATAGACTTCGAAGATGAGTCCAGGTTCGAAATTCCCATTAAAGCAAAAGATGGATCTGGTTCCGCTTCTTATTCAACGGTTATAATACAGATTACAGATGTAAACGATAATGCTCCTAAAATATTTATCAAATCTCTGAACAATCCCATCCCTGAGAACGTGTTACCTGACACAGAGGTCGGCATCATTAATGTGCAGGATAAGGACTCCGAGGGAAACGGACAGGTCCACTGCTCTGTTCAACAAAACGTCCCTTTCAAGTTAGTGCCgtcaattaaaaattattattctataATGACTACTAGTAATCTAGATCGTGAGCTTGTGTCGGATTACAACGTTATTATTATGGCGATCGATGGTGGCTCCCCGCCTTTGTCTTCGTCTGAAACTGTAAAAGTAGCTGTATCCGATGTCAATGACAATCCACCTGAATTTGAGGAGAAGTCTTACAGCGCGTAtgtgaatgaaaacaacaaacctGCTTCATCCATTTGTTCTGTGAAAGCCAGAGACCCAGACTGGAGACAAAACGGTACCGTTTTTTACTCTCTGTTGCCCAGTGAAATCAGCGGAGTTCCGATATCCTCGTTTTTATCCATTAATGGAGAGACGGGAGTGATCCATTCCGTGAGATCGTTTGACTATGAGCAATTCAGAAGCTTCAAAGCCCACGTTGTAGCCAGAGACAATGGTTCTCCTCCACTCAGCAGCAACGTCACTGTGAGCGTCTACATAACAGACCAGAATGATAACTCTCCACAGATATTATATCCAGCTCCATCGGGGAACTCTTTCATGACTGAGATGGTTCCCAAAGCTGCTCACGCGGGCTCCCTGGTTTCCAAGGTGATCGCAGTGGATGCGGACTCTGGACAGAACGCCTGGTTGTCCTATCAGATTGTGAAATCCACTGATCCTGGACTTTTCACTATTGGTCTCCACAGTGGAGAGATCAGGTTGCAGCGGGATGTTGCTGAGTCTGACAGTATGAAGCAGAACCTTGTTATTTCAGTGAAAGATAATGGAAATCCTCCTCTTTCTACAACATGTGCAGTTTATCTGCTTATTTCTGACAATTTAGCTGATGTTCCCGAGCTGAAAGACATGTCCTATGAAGACAGCACTTCTAAATTAACATCTTATTTAATTATTGCTCTTGTCTCCGTCTCTACATTTTTCTTAACTTTCATTATTCTTGTTGTGGCCGTGAGGATTTGCCACAGGAGGAAGCCAAGAATGTTTGACGGAGCAATCGCTGTTCCCAGCACATATTTTCCTCCCGGTTATGCCGAGGTGGATGGAGCAGGAACTCTCCGAAGTTCTTACAATTATGACACTTACTTAACAACGGGCTCTCGCACCAGTGACTTCAAATTCGTACAGTCATATAATGACAGCACAATGTCTGCAGACCAGAAACAGATGATCACTCCTGAGGAAACTGCTGGGAACAGACCACATGATGGCATGAATGACTTGAATGAG ACGTGCACTTCCCGGGTCTtggagaagatcaagatgtcatccaggtacaccaggATGCAGTCATCCACAAGATCTCCTAATATGTGA